A part of Loxodonta africana isolate mLoxAfr1 chromosome 11, mLoxAfr1.hap2, whole genome shotgun sequence genomic DNA contains:
- the LOC100662267 gene encoding melanoma antigen preferentially expressed in tumors-like — MSSRSPARLLDLANQSLLQNEALAVASLESLPAQLFLPLFLEAVAGRHSETLKAMVRAWPFSHLALGALMKAQQPQQDILKAALDGLDDLLAHKIRPRRWKLQVLDLRLNASTNFWDIAPRTWDWSSVRSFEEPEAAQPKTKRPKVDDSRKEEKELLAPVQVLLEDFCLQKATPDEFLTFLMKRVKQGKGLPQLCCRKLEFLDMSLGHIQKILRMVQLDCVQEVELNGHWDLLTLASFAPHLSQMVNVSRLRVSHIMTISFIPWAAEGVDKLLSQFSAQLLSLHQLQELHLDSVFFLEGRLDQVLRCLKSPLVTLSLTNCLLLESDLTHLASCLNTSHLRYLNLSEVNMMALSPEFLQVVLERASATLHRLALDGCGIRDSQLMSILPALAHCSQLTSFSFRGNPVSVAALQSLLRHTVLLSRFRLGLFPVPLECYVGLQGTVDLGNLRRSLAELRLILQDLGRPNSVLLFSDSAWTYDVILLYCVA, encoded by the coding sequence ATGAGCAGCCGAAGCCCAGCCAGGCTCTTGGACCTTGCCAACCAGAGCCTGCTGCAGAACGAAGCCTTGGCCGTTGCCTCTCTGGAGTCACTGCCCGCGCAACTCTTCCTGCCCTTGTTCCTGGAGGCTGTTGCTGGGAGACACAGCGAGACTCTGAAGGCAATGGTGCGGGCCTGGCCCTTCAGCCACCTTGCCCTGGGGGCTCTGATGAAGGCTCAGCAGCCTCAGCAGGACATCTTAAAAGCTGCGCTGGATGGGCTCGATGACCTGCTTGCCCACAAGATCCGCCCCAGAAGATGGAAACTGCAAGTGCTGGATTtacggctgaatgctagtaccaactTCTGGGACATAGCGCCTAGAACCTGGGACTGGTCCTCCGTGCGCTCATTCGAGGAGCCGGAGGCCGCCCAGCCTAAGACGAAGAGGCCAAAAGTGGACGActcaaggaaggaggagaaagagctCTTGGCCCCTGTGCAGGTGCTCCTAGAAGACTTTTGTCTCCAGAAAGCCACCCCCGATGAATTCCTCACCTTCCTCATGAAGAGGGTCAAGCAGGGAAAAGGTCTGCCACAGCTGTGCTGTAGGAAGCTGGAGTTTCTTGATATGTCACTCGGACACATTCAGAAGATCCTGAGAATGGTGCAGCTGGACTGTGTCCAAGAGGTAGAATTGAATGGCCACTGGGACCTGCTCACCCTGGCCAGCTTTGCTCCTCACCTCAGCCAGATGGTGAATGTGAGCAGACTGCGCGTCTCTCACATCATGACGATCTCCTTCATTCCCTGGGCGGCGGAGGGAGTGGACAAGCTACTTTCCCAGTTCAGCGCTCAGTTGCTCAGtctgcaccagctccaggagctcCACCTAGACTCTGTCTTCTTCCTGGAAGGCCGCCTAGACCAGGTGCTCAGGTGCCTGAAGAGCCCTTTGGTGACCCTGTCGCTGACTAATTGCTTGCTTTTGGAGTCTGACTTGACCCACCTGGCGTCCTGCCTGAACACCAGCCACCTAAGGTACCTGAATTTGAGTGAGGTCAACATGATGGCCTTAAGTCCCGAGTTCCTCCAAGTTGTGCTAGAGAGAGCCTCAGCCACCCTCCACCGCCTGGCATTAGATGGGTGCGGGATCAGGGACTCCCAGCTCATGTCCATCTTGCCTGCTCTGGCCCACTGCTCCCAGCTCACCAGCTTCAGCTTCCGTGGAAACCCAGTCTCCGTGGCGGCCCTGCAGAGCCTGCTGCGGCACACCGTCCTGCTGAGCAGGTTCAGACTCGGACTTTTTCCTGTCCCTCTGGAGTGCTATGTGGGCCTCCAAGGCACCGTCGACCTGGGCAATCTTCGACGCTCTCTGGCCGAGCTGAGACTGATACTGCAGGACTTAGGGCGGCCCAATTCGGTCTTATTGTTCAGCGACAGCGCCTGGACCTATGATGTGATTCTCCTCTATTGCGTGGCCTGA
- the LOC111749353 gene encoding melanoma antigen preferentially expressed in tumors-like: protein MSSRSPARLLDLANQSLLQNEALAVASLESLPAQLFLPLFLEAVAGRHSETLKAMVRAWPFSHLALGALMKAQQPQQDILKAALDGLDDLLAHKIRPRRWKLQVLDLRLNANTNFWDVAPRTWDWSSVRSFEEPEAAQPKTKRPKVDDSRKEEKELLAPVQVLLEDFCLQKATPDEFLTFLMKRVKQGKGLPQLCCRKLEFLDMSLGHIQKILRMVQLDCVQEVELNGHWDLLTLASFAPHLSQMVNVSRLRVSHIVTISFIPWAAEGVDKLLSQFSAQLLSLHQLQELHLDSVFFLEGRLDQVLRCLKSPLVTLSLTNCLLLESDLTHLASCLNTSHLRYLNLSEVNMMALSPEFLQVVLERASATLHRLALDGCGIRDSQLMSILPALAHCSQLTSFSFRGNPVSVAALQSLLRHTVLLSRFRLGLFPVPLECYVGLQGTVDLGNLRRSLAELRLILQDLGQPNSVLLFSDSAWTYDVILLYCVA, encoded by the coding sequence ATGAGCAGCCGAAGCCCAGCCAGGCTCTTGGACCTTGCCAACCAGAGCCTGCTGCAGAACGAAGCCTTGGCCGTTGCCTCTCTGGAGTCACTGCCCGCGCAACTCTTCCTGCCCTTGTTCCTGGAGGCTGTTGCTGGGAGACACAGCGAGACTCTGAAGGCAATGGTGCGGGCCTGGCCCTTCAGCCACCTTGCCCTGGGGGCTCTGATGAAGGCTCAGCAGCCTCAGCAGGACATCTTAAAAGCTGCGCTGGATGGGCTCGATGACCTGCTTGCCCACAAGATCCGCCCCAGAAGATGGAAACTGCAAGTGCTGGATTTACGGCTGAATGCTAATACCAACTTCTGGGACGTAGCGCCTAGAACCTGGGACTGGTCCTCCGTGCGCTCGTTCGAGGAGCCGGAGGCCGCCCAGCCTAAGACGAAGAGGCCAAAAGTGGACGActcaaggaaggaggagaaagagctCTTGGCCCCTGTGCAGGTGCTCCTAGAAGACTTTTGTCTCCAGAAAGCCACCCCCGATGAATTCCTCACCTTCCTCATGAAGAGGGTCAAGCAGGGAAAAGGTCTGCCACAGCTGTGCTGTAGGAAGCTGGAGTTTCTTGATATGTCACTCGGACACATTCAGAAGATCCTGAGAATGGTGCAGCTGGACTGTGTCCAAGAGGTAGAATTGAATGGCCACTGGGACCTGCTCACCCTGGCCAGCTTTGCTCCTCACCTCAGCCAGATGGTGAATGTGAGCAGACTGCGCGTCTCTCACATCGTGACGATCTCCTTCATTCCCTGGGCGGCGGAGGGAGTGGACAAGCTACTTTCCCAGTTCAGCGCTCAGTTGCTCAGtctgcaccagctccaggagctcCACCTAGACTCTGTCTTCTTCCTGGAAGGCCGCCTAGACCAGGTGCTCAGGTGCCTGAAGAGCCCTTTGGTGACCCTGTCGCTGACTAATTGCTTGCTTTTGGAGTCTGACTTGACCCACCTGGCGTCCTGCCTGAACACCAGCCACCTAAGGTACCTGAATTTGAGTGAGGTCAACATGATGGCCTTAAGTCCCGAGTTCCTCCAAGTTGTGCTAGAGAGAGCCTCAGCCACCCTCCACCGCCTGGCATTAGATGGGTGCGGGATCAGGGACTCCCAGCTCATGTCCATCTTGCCTGCTCTGGCCCACTGCTCCCAGCTCACCAGCTTCAGCTTCCGTGGAAACCCAGTCTCCGTGGCGGCCCTGCAGAGCCTGCTGCGGCACACCGTCCTGCTGAGCAGGTTCAGACTCGGACTTTTTCCTGTCCCTCTGGAGTGCTATGTGGGCCTCCAAGGCACCGTCGACCTGGGCAATCTTCGACGCTCTCTGGCCGAGCTGAGACTGATACTGCAGGACTTAGGGCAGCCCAATTCGGTCTTATTGTTCAGCGACAGCGCCTGGACCTATGATGTGATTCTCCTCTATTGCGTGGCCTGA
- the LOC135232653 gene encoding melanoma antigen preferentially expressed in tumors-like yields MSSRSPARLLDLANQSLLQNEALAVASLESLPAQLFLPLFLEAVAGRHSETLKAMVRAWPFSHLALGALMKAQQPQQDILKAALDGLDDLLAHKIRPRRWKLQVLDLRLNANTNFWDVAPRTWDWSSVRSFEEPEAAQPKTKRPKVDDSRKEEKELLAPVQVLLEDFCLQKATPDEFLTFLMKRVKQGKGLPQLCCRKLEFLDMSLGHIQKILRMVQLDCVQEVELNGHWDLLTLASFAPHLSQMVNVSRLRVSHIVTISFIPWAAEGVDKLLSQFSAQLLSLHQLQELHLDSVFFLEGRLDQVLRCLKSPLVTLSLTNCLLLESDLTHLASCLNTSHLRYLNLSEVNMMALSPEFLQVVLERASATLHRLALDGCGIRDSQLMSILPALAHCSQLTSFSFRGNPVSVAALQSLLRHTVLLSRFRLGLFPVPLECYVGLQGTVDLGNLRRSLAELRLILQDLGRPNSVLLFSDSAWTYDVILLYCVA; encoded by the coding sequence ATGAGCAGCCGAAGCCCAGCCAGGCTCTTGGACCTTGCCAACCAGAGCCTGCTGCAGAACGAAGCCTTGGCCGTTGCCTCTCTGGAGTCACTGCCCGCGCAACTCTTCCTGCCCTTGTTCCTGGAGGCTGTTGCTGGGAGACACAGCGAGACTCTGAAGGCAATGGTGCGGGCCTGGCCCTTCAGCCACCTTGCCCTGGGGGCTCTGATGAAGGCTCAGCAGCCTCAGCAGGACATCTTAAAAGCTGCGCTGGATGGGCTCGATGACCTGCTTGCCCACAAGATCCGCCCCAGAAGATGGAAACTGCAAGTGCTGGATTTACGGCTGAATGCTAATACCAACTTCTGGGACGTAGCGCCTAGAACCTGGGACTGGTCCTCCGTGCGCTCGTTCGAGGAGCCGGAGGCCGCCCAGCCTAAGACGAAGAGGCCAAAAGTGGACGActcaaggaaggaggagaaagagctCTTGGCCCCTGTGCAGGTGCTCCTAGAAGACTTTTGTCTCCAGAAAGCCACCCCCGATGAATTCCTCACCTTCCTCATGAAGAGGGTCAAGCAGGGAAAAGGTCTGCCACAGCTGTGCTGTAGGAAGCTGGAGTTTCTTGATATGTCACTCGGACACATTCAGAAGATCCTGAGAATGGTGCAGCTGGACTGTGTCCAAGAGGTAGAATTGAATGGCCACTGGGACCTGCTCACCCTGGCCAGCTTTGCTCCTCACCTCAGCCAGATGGTGAATGTGAGCAGACTGCGCGTCTCTCACATCGTGACGATCTCCTTCATTCCCTGGGCGGCGGAGGGAGTGGACAAGCTACTTTCCCAGTTCAGCGCTCAGTTGCTCAGtctgcaccagctccaggagctcCACCTAGACTCTGTCTTCTTCCTGGAAGGCCGCCTAGACCAGGTGCTCAGGTGCCTGAAGAGCCCTTTGGTGACCCTGTCGCTGACTAATTGCTTGCTTTTGGAGTCTGACTTGACCCACCTGGCGTCCTGCCTGAACACCAGCCACCTAAGGTACCTGAATTTGAGTGAGGTCAACATGATGGCCTTAAGTCCCGAGTTCCTCCAAGTTGTGCTAGAGAGAGCCTCAGCCACCCTCCACCGCCTGGCATTAGATGGGTGCGGGATCAGGGACTCCCAGCTCATGTCCATCTTGCCTGCTCTGGCCCACTGCTCCCAGCTCACCAGCTTCAGCTTCCGTGGAAACCCAGTCTCCGTGGCGGCCCTGCAGAGCCTGCTGCGGCACACCGTCCTGCTGAGCAGGTTCAGACTCGGACTTTTTCCTGTCCCTCTGGAGTGCTATGTGGGCCTCCAAGGCACCGTCGACCTGGGCAATCTTCGACGCTCTCTGGCCGAGCTGAGACTGATACTGCAGGACTTAGGGCGGCCCAATTCGGTCTTATTGTTCAGCGACAGCGCCTGGACCTATGATGTGATTCTCCTCTATTGCGTGGCCTGA
- the LOC135232654 gene encoding melanoma antigen preferentially expressed in tumors-like: protein MSSRSPARLLDLANQSLLQNEALAVASLESLPAQLFLPLFLEAVAGRHSETLKAMVRAWPFSHLALGALMKAQQPQQDILKAALDGLDDLLAHKIRPRRWKLQVLDLRLNANTNFWDVAPRTWDWSSVRSFEEPEAAQPKTKRPKVDDSRKEEKELLAPVQVLLEDFCLQKATPDEFLTFLMKRVKQGKGLPQLCCRKLEFLDMSLGHIQKILRMVQLDCVQEVELNGHWDLLTLASFAPHLSQMVNVSRLRVSHIVTISFIPWAAEGVDKLLSQFSAQLLSLHQLQELHLDSVFFLEGRLDQVLRCLKSPLVTLSLTNCLLLESDLTHLASCLNTSHLRYLNLSEVNMMALSPEFLQVVLERASATLHRLALDGCGIRDSQLMSILPALAHCSQLTSFSFRGNPVSVAALQSLLRHTVLLSRFRLGLFPVPLECYVGLQGTVDLGNLRRSLAELRLILQDLGRPNSVLLFSDSAWTYDVILLHCVA from the coding sequence ATGAGCAGCCGAAGCCCAGCCAGGCTCTTGGACCTTGCCAACCAGAGCCTGCTGCAGAACGAAGCCTTGGCCGTTGCCTCTCTGGAGTCACTGCCCGCGCAACTCTTCCTGCCCTTGTTCCTGGAGGCTGTTGCTGGGAGACACAGCGAGACTCTGAAGGCAATGGTGCGGGCCTGGCCCTTCAGCCACCTTGCCCTGGGGGCTCTGATGAAGGCTCAGCAGCCTCAGCAGGACATCTTAAAAGCTGCGCTGGATGGGCTCGATGACCTGCTTGCCCACAAGATCCGCCCCAGAAGATGGAAACTGCAAGTGCTGGATTTACGGCTGAATGCTAATACCAACTTCTGGGACGTAGCACCTAGAACCTGGGACTGGTCCTCCGTGCGCTCGTTCGAGGAGCCGGAGGCCGCCCAGCCTAAGACGAAGAGGCCAAAAGTGGACGActcaaggaaggaggagaaagagctCTTGGCCCCTGTGCAGGTGCTCCTAGAAGACTTTTGTCTCCAGAAAGCCACCCCCGATGAATTCCTCACCTTCCTCATGAAGAGGGTCAAGCAGGGAAAAGGTCTGCCACAGCTGTGCTGTAGGAAGCTGGAGTTTCTTGATATGTCACTCGGACACATTCAGAAGATCCTGAGAATGGTGCAGCTGGACTGTGTCCAAGAGGTAGAATTGAATGGCCACTGGGACCTGCTCACCCTGGCCAGCTTTGCTCCTCACCTCAGCCAGATGGTGAATGTGAGCAGACTGCGCGTCTCTCACATCGTGACGATCTCCTTCATTCCCTGGGCGGCGGAGGGAGTGGACAAGCTACTTTCCCAGTTCAGCGCTCAGTTGCTCAGtctgcaccagctccaggagctcCACCTAGACTCTGTCTTCTTCCTGGAAGGCCGCCTAGACCAGGTGCTCAGGTGCCTGAAGAGCCCTTTGGTGACCCTGTCGCTGACTAATTGCTTGCTTTTGGAGTCTGACTTGACCCACCTGGCGTCCTGCCTGAACACCAGCCACCTAAGGTACCTGAATTTGAGTGAGGTCAACATGATGGCCTTAAGTCCCGAGTTCCTCCAAGTTGTGCTAGAGAGAGCCTCAGCCACCCTCCACCGCCTGGCATTAGATGGGTGCGGGATCAGGGACTCCCAGCTCATGTCCATCTTGCCTGCTCTGGCCCACTGCTCCCAGCTCACCAGCTTCAGCTTCCGTGGAAACCCAGTCTCCGTGGCGGCCCTGCAGAGCCTGCTGCGGCACACCGTCCTGCTGAGCAGGTTCAGACTCGGACTTTTTCCTGTCCCTCTGGAGTGCTATGTGGGCCTCCAAGGCACCGTCGACCTGGGCAATCTTCGACGCTCTCTGGCCGAGCTGAGACTGATACTGCAGGACTTAGGGCGGCCCAATTCGGTCTTATTGTTCAGCGACAGCGCCTGGACCTATGATGTGATTCTCCTCCATTGCGTGGCCTGA
- the LOC135232655 gene encoding melanoma antigen preferentially expressed in tumors-like, which produces MSSRSPARLLDLANQSLLQNEALAVASLESLPTQLFLPLFLEAVAGRHSETLKAMVRAWPFSHLALGALMKAQQPQQDILKAALDGLDDLLAHKIRPRRWKLQVLDLRLNANTNFWDVAPRTWDWSSVRSLEEPEAAQPKTKRPKVDDSRKEEKELLAPVQVLLEDFCLQKATPDEFLTFLMKRVKQGKGLPQLCCRKLEFLDMSLGHIQKILRMVQLDCVQEVEVNGHWDLLTLASFAPHLSQMVNVSRLRVSHIMTISFIPWAAEGVDKLLSQFSAQLLSLHQLQELHLDSVFFLEGRLDQVLRCLKSPLVTLSLTNCLLLESDLTHLASCLNTSHLRYLNLSEVNMMALSPEFLQVVLERASATLHRLALDGCGIRDSQLMSTLPALAHCSQLTSFSFRGNPVSVAALQSLLRHTVLLSRFRLGLFPVPLECYVGLQGTVDLGNLRRSLAELRLILQDLGRPNSVLLFSDSAWTYDVILLYCVA; this is translated from the coding sequence ATGAGCAGCCGAAGCCCAGCCAGGCTCTTGGACCTTGCCAACCAGAGCCTGCTGCAGAACGAAGCCTTGGCCGTTGCCTCTCTGGAGTCACTGCCCACGCAACTCTTCCTGCCCTTGTTCCTGGAGGCTGTTGCTGGGAGACACAGCGAGACTCTGAAGGCAATGGTGCGGGCCTGGCCCTTCAGCCACCTTGCCCTGGGGGCTCTGATGAAGGCTCAGCAGCCTCAGCAGGACATCTTAAAAGCTGCGCTGGATGGGCTCGATGACCTGCTTGCCCACAAGATCCGCCCCAGAAGATGGAAACTGCAAGTGCTGGATTTACGGCTGAATGCTAATACCAACTTCTGGGACGTAGCGCCTAGAACCTGGGACTGGTCCTCCGTGCGCTCGTTGGAGGAGCCGGAGGCCGCCCAGCCTAAGACGAAGAGGCCAAAAGTGGACGActcaaggaaggaggagaaagagctCTTGGCCCCTGTGCAGGTGCTCCTAGAAGACTTTTGTCTCCAGAAAGCCACCCCCGATGAATTCCTCACCTTCCTCATGAAGAGGGTCAAGCAGGGAAAAGGTCTGCCACAGCTGTGCTGTAGGAAGCTGGAGTTTCTTGATATGTCACTCGGACACATTCAGAAGATCCTGAGAATGGTGCAGCTGGACTGTGTCCAAGAGGTGGAAGTGAATGGCCACTGGGACCTGCTCACCCTGGCCAGCTTTGCTCCTCACCTCAGCCAGATGGTGAATGTGAGCAGACTGCGCGTCTCTCACATCATGACGATCTCCTTCATTCCCTGGGCGGCGGAGGGAGTGGACAAGCTACTTTCCCAGTTCAGCGCTCAGTTGCTCAGtctgcaccagctccaggagctcCACCTAGACTCTGTCTTCTTCCTGGAAGGCCGCCTAGACCAGGTGCTCAGGTGCCTGAAGAGCCCTTTGGTGACCCTCTCGCTGACTAATTGCTTGCTTTTGGAGTCTGACTTGACCCACCTGGCGTCCTGCCTGAACACCAGCCACCTAAGGTACCTGAATTTGAGTGAGGTCAACATGATGGCCTTAAGTCCCGAGTTCCTCCAAGTTGTGCTAGAGAGAGCCTCAGCCACCCTCCACCGCCTGGCATTAGATGGGTGCGGGATCAGGGACTCCCAGCTCATGTCCACCTTGCCTGCTCTGGCCCACTGCTCCCAGCTCACCAGCTTCAGCTTCCGTGGAAACCCAGTCTCCGTGGCGGCCCTGCAGAGCCTGCTGCGGCACACCGTCCTGCTGAGCAGGTTCAGACTCGGACTTTTTCCTGTCCCTCTGGAGTGCTATGTGGGCCTCCAAGGCACCGTCGACCTGGGCAATCTTCGACGCTCTCTGGCCGAGCTGAGACTGATACTGCAGGACTTAGGGCGGCCCAATTCGGTCTTATTGTTCAGCGACAGCGCCTGGACCTATGATGTGATTCTCCTCTATTGCGTGGCCTGA